One Natranaerovirga hydrolytica genomic region harbors:
- a CDS encoding MurR/RpiR family transcriptional regulator, translated as MNRQNDLMKRINETYPKLSKGQKLLANYIIKHYEKAVFLTASKLGKIVGVSESTVVRFANELGYDGYPKLQRALEELVKTKLTSIQRMEVASDRIDKQQILKSVLQSDADKIKYTIEDIDGEAFDKSVEMILEAKTIYILGVRSSAALANFLGFYFNLIFNNVKLIHTNSVSEMFEQIYRMDSDDVVIGISFPRYSKRTIKAMEFAKSRKAKVITITDSPLSPMIQYADCSLLARSDMASFVDSLVAPLSVVNALIVALCIKKQDDVINALHSLESIWEEYEVYDKSDDDITLTYNPKEQI; from the coding sequence ATGAATAGACAAAATGATTTAATGAAAAGAATAAACGAGACTTATCCTAAATTAAGTAAAGGACAAAAATTATTAGCAAATTACATTATAAAACACTATGAAAAAGCTGTTTTTTTAACGGCGTCTAAATTAGGAAAAATCGTCGGTGTAAGTGAATCCACAGTGGTTCGTTTTGCTAATGAATTAGGCTATGACGGATATCCAAAATTACAACGTGCTTTAGAAGAATTGGTTAAAACAAAATTGACTTCTATTCAACGAATGGAAGTAGCTTCTGACCGAATTGATAAGCAACAAATACTCAAATCGGTTTTGCAATCAGATGCCGATAAAATTAAGTATACCATTGAAGATATTGATGGAGAAGCATTTGATAAATCTGTGGAAATGATTTTAGAAGCGAAAACAATTTATATTCTAGGGGTTAGAAGTAGCGCAGCTCTAGCTAACTTTTTAGGTTTTTATTTCAATTTAATATTTAACAATGTAAAATTAATACATACCAATAGTGTGAGTGAAATGTTTGAACAAATCTATAGAATGGATTCAGACGACGTGGTTATTGGTATTAGTTTTCCAAGGTATTCAAAAAGAACCATAAAAGCAATGGAGTTTGCAAAAAGCAGAAAAGCAAAAGTCATTACAATTACAGATAGTCCATTGTCACCAATGATTCAATATGCAGATTGTAGTTTGCTAGCAAGAAGTGACATGGCATCCTTTGTGGACTCTTTAGTAGCGCCATTAAGCGTTGTAAATGCTTTGATTGTTGCACTATGCATAAAAAAACAAGACGATGTCATCAATGCCCTACATAGCTTAGAATCTATATGGGAAGAATACGAAGTATATGATAAAAGTGATGATGATATTACATTAACTTATAATCCAAAAGAACAAATATAA
- the cmk gene encoding (d)CMP kinase gives MSPFKSIAIDGPAGAGKSTIAKKVAETLGYVYIDTGAMYRAIAYECIRKNINIKDEEAINTLCSNIDIIIQYVDGEQQVLLNNENVTHYIRTTEVGNVTSQISVYHNVRKKLVELQQKLAHQANVIMDGRDIGTYVLPNANLKIFLTASIEQRAQRRWKELNDKGDQTQLKTLEAQIKERDYNDMNRKIAPLKKAEDAIEVDTSNMSIEEVVKKVISLYNKRIVENGNSNG, from the coding sequence ATGAGTCCATTTAAAAGTATTGCAATTGATGGCCCAGCAGGAGCTGGTAAAAGTACCATAGCAAAAAAGGTAGCAGAAACTTTAGGATATGTCTATATTGATACAGGTGCAATGTATAGAGCCATAGCCTATGAATGTATTAGAAAAAACATTAACATTAAAGATGAAGAGGCAATTAACACTTTATGTAGCAACATAGACATTATCATTCAATATGTGGATGGTGAACAACAGGTACTATTAAACAACGAAAATGTGACCCATTACATTAGAACAACAGAAGTAGGCAACGTAACATCTCAAATATCCGTCTATCATAATGTTAGAAAAAAATTAGTAGAATTACAACAAAAATTAGCTCATCAAGCAAATGTTATAATGGATGGAAGGGATATTGGTACATATGTATTACCAAATGCCAATTTAAAAATCTTTTTAACAGCCAGCATAGAACAAAGAGCACAAAGACGTTGGAAAGAACTTAATGACAAAGGGGATCAAACTCAGTTAAAAACCCTAGAAGCACAAATCAAAGAAAGAGATTATAATGATATGAATCGAAAAATTGCGCCTTTAAAAAAGGCAGAAGACGCAATTGAAGTCGATACATCTAATATGTCAATAGAGGAAGTTGTCAAAAAAGTGATTTCATTATATAATAAAAGGATAGTGGAAAATGGAAATAGTAATGGCTAA
- the aroH gene encoding chorismate mutase, protein MIGIRGATTVNNNNMTDITNETKKLLKTIITENHLEQEDMVSIIFSATKDLDTHYPAVAAREMGLTETPLFCVQEMDVVGSLQRCIRILIHYNKDMPKKEVKHIYLNEATKLRPDLQK, encoded by the coding sequence ATGATAGGTATTAGAGGTGCAACAACTGTAAACAATAATAATATGACAGATATTACCAATGAAACAAAAAAATTATTAAAAACCATTATAACAGAAAATCATTTAGAGCAAGAAGATATGGTGTCTATTATATTTTCGGCTACAAAAGATTTAGACACCCATTACCCAGCCGTAGCAGCTAGAGAAATGGGCTTAACAGAAACACCGTTATTTTGTGTTCAAGAAATGGATGTTGTTGGCAGCTTACAACGTTGTATTAGAATTTTAATTCATTATAATAAAGATATGCCTAAAAAAGAAGTAAAGCATATTTATCTAAATGAAGCAACAAAATTAAGACCTGATTTACAAAAGTAA
- a CDS encoding NAD(P)/FAD-dependent oxidoreductase has translation MKKVLIVGGGPAGMIAGIMAARNNHQVILLEKNDKLGKKLFITGKGRCNLTNACDLDFLFSQVMTNSKFLYSAFYTFSNEATIQFFNELGLKTKVERGNRVFPKSDKSSDVIKVLENELKRLNVNIQYNAEAVEVLVDDNRCKGIQLKNKEKLYADAVVIATGGLSYKSTGSTGDGYDFARKMGHTIKKTSPSLVPIETKEQWVKYLQGLALKNVKVSIEDNHQKQLYEDFGEMLFTHFGLSGPLILSGSRYMINHLDKGLKVKIDLKPALNDHDLDKRLVKDFEKYQKKQFKNALDDLLPKKLIPIIIQLSNIPEEKTVSNITKVERQELVQVLKGLTCHISGLRDYKEAIITAGGIHVKEIHPHTMESKLVSGVYFVGEVLDIDALTGGYNLQVAWSTGYLAGLNI, from the coding sequence ATGAAGAAAGTTTTAATTGTTGGTGGTGGACCAGCAGGTATGATTGCAGGTATAATGGCTGCAAGAAATAACCATCAAGTGATTTTGTTAGAAAAAAATGATAAACTGGGTAAAAAATTATTTATTACAGGTAAAGGCCGATGTAACCTAACCAATGCTTGTGATTTGGATTTTTTATTTAGCCAGGTCATGACAAATTCGAAATTTTTATACAGTGCTTTTTATACCTTTTCTAATGAGGCAACCATCCAGTTTTTTAATGAACTAGGTCTTAAAACAAAAGTTGAGAGAGGCAATAGAGTCTTTCCCAAGTCCGATAAATCCTCAGATGTCATTAAAGTATTAGAAAATGAATTAAAAAGATTAAATGTAAACATACAATACAACGCTGAGGCTGTAGAGGTGTTAGTAGACGACAACAGATGTAAAGGCATTCAGCTTAAAAACAAAGAAAAATTATACGCAGATGCCGTTGTTATTGCAACAGGAGGATTGTCGTATAAAAGCACAGGATCTACAGGAGATGGCTATGATTTTGCAAGAAAAATGGGTCATACCATCAAAAAAACGTCTCCATCATTGGTTCCAATAGAAACGAAGGAACAATGGGTAAAATACTTACAAGGGTTAGCTCTAAAGAACGTTAAAGTATCCATTGAAGACAATCATCAAAAACAATTGTATGAAGATTTTGGAGAAATGTTATTCACACACTTTGGTTTATCAGGTCCTTTAATTCTAAGTGGAAGCAGGTATATGATTAATCATTTAGACAAAGGATTAAAGGTAAAGATAGATTTGAAACCTGCCCTAAATGATCATGATTTAGATAAACGATTGGTTAAAGATTTTGAGAAGTATCAAAAAAAGCAATTTAAAAATGCATTAGATGATTTGTTACCTAAAAAATTAATTCCAATCATCATTCAATTGTCTAATATACCAGAAGAGAAGACTGTATCCAATATTACTAAAGTAGAAAGACAAGAATTGGTTCAAGTACTGAAAGGCTTAACTTGTCATATAAGTGGCCTTAGAGACTATAAAGAAGCCATTATTACAGCAGGGGGAATCCATGTCAAAGAAATTCACCCACACACCATGGAGTCAAAATTAGTTTCAGGCGTGTATTTTGTAGGGGAAGTATTAGACATTGATGCCTTAACAGGCGGATACAATCTGCAAGTTGCTTGGTCAACCGGTTACTTAGCAGGACTAAATATATAA